The Cyanobacterium stanieri LEGE 03274 genome contains a region encoding:
- a CDS encoding IMS domain-containing protein: MQELFCDNSNQKITLVKQIANSGEGQVWTTNWSRLVAKLYHDPSPEKFAKLKVMMKNKPEDPNQDQNHTSFSFPHSLIKNRQGKFLGFLMPRIEEALELIDVYNPKRRKLKKLEIDWHFLHYTALNIVSIIDAIHKAGYVVGDIKPQNILVNSQSVPSFIDVDSFQVKDRTNNKLYPCPVGTDGYTPPELIGIDLLRVEQKIHHDNFRLGILIYQLLFSYHPFGLGKWVGSGDKPEQNDLIKRGIWLESKNRLLVHNHNTIPLHIIHPSLQKCFLRCFNEGHQQPHLRPTATEWLHSLREAANKLQICSAVESHVYSSTNGNCYWCQRKLKLGYDIFKLPEGVKSTSRGRVFIKEGNRKKNNPTNSTNYTPSAHHNNSFKQPTVQQTSKANDDSKIKRTIGAVIGIVLLLGLLLMNDASRSPVRVIPSANSPQRTVFSRQVAVNLIQRWLDAKSQIFAPPYDKNLASSFLTGTRYNNSVNRSDGEESSIDWLRNRNAYYTYSNQSVDGVEYFSLDGNVAIVDALITESYTLYNARGGIDTDSSGYQQRLIRYEFSLVNGQWKISDYNTLEVKWSR; encoded by the coding sequence ATGCAAGAATTATTTTGTGATAATAGTAACCAAAAAATTACCCTAGTTAAGCAAATTGCTAATAGTGGTGAAGGTCAGGTTTGGACAACTAATTGGAGTCGATTAGTCGCAAAGTTATATCATGACCCTTCTCCTGAAAAGTTTGCTAAATTGAAGGTAATGATGAAAAACAAGCCTGAGGATCCTAATCAAGATCAAAATCACACCTCTTTTAGTTTTCCACATTCTTTGATAAAAAATCGACAAGGGAAATTTTTGGGTTTTCTCATGCCAAGGATAGAAGAGGCTTTAGAATTAATTGATGTATATAACCCCAAGCGTAGAAAACTTAAAAAACTTGAAATAGATTGGCATTTTTTACACTATACGGCTTTAAATATCGTTTCCATTATTGATGCAATTCATAAAGCAGGTTATGTTGTTGGTGATATTAAACCTCAAAATATATTAGTTAATAGTCAGTCCGTACCTTCTTTTATTGATGTAGATTCTTTTCAGGTAAAAGATCGTACTAACAATAAGTTGTATCCTTGCCCTGTTGGTACTGATGGATATACCCCTCCCGAACTAATCGGTATAGACCTTCTTAGGGTTGAACAAAAGATACATCATGATAATTTTCGTCTTGGTATCTTGATCTATCAACTATTGTTTAGTTATCATCCTTTTGGCTTAGGAAAATGGGTCGGTAGTGGAGATAAGCCCGAACAAAATGATTTAATCAAACGAGGTATATGGCTAGAAAGTAAAAATAGGCTCTTAGTTCACAACCACAATACCATACCTCTACATATTATTCATCCTTCTTTACAAAAATGCTTTTTACGATGTTTTAATGAAGGTCATCAACAACCTCATCTTAGACCTACGGCAACAGAATGGCTTCACTCACTTAGAGAGGCGGCAAATAAATTACAAATTTGTTCTGCCGTTGAAAGTCATGTTTATTCTTCTACTAATGGAAACTGTTATTGGTGTCAACGTAAACTAAAGTTGGGATATGATATTTTTAAACTGCCTGAAGGGGTGAAATCTACTTCGAGAGGTAGAGTGTTTATCAAGGAAGGTAACAGAAAAAAAAATAATCCTACTAATTCTACGAATTACACACCATCAGCGCACCATAATAACTCATTTAAACAACCAACAGTTCAACAAACATCTAAGGCAAATGATGACTCGAAAATAAAAAGAACTATCGGCGCAGTCATTGGTATTGTTCTATTATTAGGATTATTGCTGATGAATGATGCATCTAGATCGCCCGTAAGAGTTATTCCCAGCGCTAATTCACCTCAAAGAACAGTTTTTTCTCGACAAGTAGCAGTAAATCTAATTCAAAGATGGTTAGATGCTAAAAGTCAAATATTTGCTCCTCCCTATGACAAAAACCTGGCGTCTAGTTTTCTAACTGGCACACGGTACAATAATAGTGTTAATCGTAGTGATGGAGAGGAAAGTTCTATTGATTGGTTGAGAAACAGGAACGCTTATTACACCTATTCAAATCAAAGTGTTGATGGCGTGGAATATTTTAGTTTAGATGGAAATGTTGCCATTGTCGATGCCTTGATAACCGAAAGTTATACTTTATACAATGCCCGAGGGGGAATTGATACTGATAGCAGTGGTTATCAACAAAGGTTGATTCGTTATGAATTTTCCCTTGTTAATGGTCAGTGGAAAATTAGTGATTACAACACTTTGGAGGTTAAATGGAGTCGGTAA
- a CDS encoding vWA domain-containing protein, which translates to MPVGLPEFADNTENRCPVILLLDTSASMSGEPIRQLNMGISDFKGNLLEDTQATLSVELSIITFGQIVNVIQNFTSVDEFTPPTLQTSGTTPMGEAINSALDLLEERKMIYKDNGIPYYRPWIFLITDGAPTDDWQMAAQRLHQKDAEGGCLFFAVGVEGADMNTLTQIAPPNRPPALLSGLNFRELFVWLSSSMKRVSGGKVGEAIALPPVGWAQIST; encoded by the coding sequence ATGCCTGTAGGATTACCAGAATTTGCCGACAATACAGAAAATCGCTGCCCTGTTATCCTTTTATTAGATACATCAGCCTCTATGTCAGGAGAACCTATTCGCCAACTGAATATGGGTATTAGTGATTTTAAAGGAAATTTGTTAGAGGACACTCAAGCCACCTTAAGCGTCGAATTATCAATTATCACTTTTGGTCAGATAGTTAATGTAATTCAAAATTTTACCTCCGTTGATGAATTTACACCTCCTACCCTACAAACCTCAGGTACAACTCCCATGGGTGAGGCCATCAACTCTGCGTTAGATCTATTGGAAGAGCGCAAAATGATTTACAAAGACAATGGCATCCCTTATTATCGTCCTTGGATATTTTTGATCACAGATGGTGCACCGACGGATGATTGGCAAATGGCTGCGCAGAGATTGCATCAAAAAGATGCTGAGGGAGGTTGCTTATTTTTTGCCGTAGGTGTAGAAGGAGCAGATATGAACACACTTACACAAATAGCACCTCCAAATCGCCCTCCAGCTTTATTAAGTGGTTTAAATTTTAGAGAATTGTTTGTCTGGCTAAGTTCTTCTATGAAGCGTGTCTCAGGAGGAAAAGTTGGGGAAGCAATTGCACTACCCCCTGTGGGCTGGGCACAAATATCCACCTAA
- a CDS encoding type III-B CRISPR-associated protein Cas10/Cmr2 encodes MAKYTVITFAPVQGFIEKSRKLRDLYGSSYLISLLSWVICQRVEKLGYKIISPASTNVTQGMPNQMVIKGKLSPEEIIIIKHTFDEAWKCLVYGCKEWIEKNINQWEYNYWRRDWKLWVNHCWEFFSASGETITQARNNLNQAKNSRDWTGINWRGESSTLSGSDAICQPLLGESYEPHSYDYQGEKKIIREFYKALSEQLGEAFIEPREELSIPELVKRIITHETIINNFFDKIVNFTIVDENEERRLATRKDFMSIADELQPDSFRDLNRHREDSQEQKYWTGWFLGDGDNASKYFKSLAQKAPEIEEKGLKTFSQQMRRWGKNLKKNEYTFLEEKGRMIYAGGDDFLGVLYSSNIGENELSPLVPYDCLRWFYSFKSEVWHGEDPKIITASVGFVWAGNQVPQRDVLQHCHLAESSAKSTGRDRIAFRILFNSGNYLEWVCPWWLLDTGEWIFEVENQSSRVCLPQELKVDLEGLKQDNLNLIESYGDRSKTLLQDGGNWTHFYQDIATLESRHAFNKKVFSQEELTQNNVIVSNDIALSLINIYFGEKWHKIISNPNYWFNRYDDRELLTFTGILGDPKQFISDYTPENYPQLIEHPLVKQALNNWVINLGKIGFYLTDKRQ; translated from the coding sequence ATGGCAAAATATACAGTAATTACATTTGCACCTGTACAAGGATTTATCGAAAAATCCCGTAAACTAAGAGACTTGTATGGAAGTTCCTATCTTATCTCTTTATTATCATGGGTAATTTGTCAAAGAGTCGAAAAACTAGGCTATAAAATAATTTCTCCTGCCTCTACCAATGTGACTCAGGGAATGCCTAACCAAATGGTCATTAAAGGTAAACTCTCCCCAGAAGAAATTATCATAATTAAACATACTTTTGATGAGGCTTGGAAATGTTTGGTTTATGGTTGTAAAGAATGGATTGAAAAAAATATCAATCAATGGGAGTACAATTATTGGCGTAGGGATTGGAAGTTATGGGTTAACCATTGTTGGGAGTTTTTTAGCGCTTCTGGGGAAACCATTACTCAGGCAAGAAACAATCTCAATCAGGCAAAAAATAGTCGAGATTGGACAGGAATTAATTGGCGGGGTGAAAGTTCGACTCTCTCGGGAAGTGATGCTATTTGTCAGCCTCTATTGGGAGAATCTTATGAACCTCACAGCTATGATTATCAAGGGGAAAAAAAGATAATTCGTGAATTTTACAAAGCATTAAGTGAGCAGTTAGGGGAGGCTTTTATTGAACCAAGGGAGGAGTTGAGTATTCCTGAGTTGGTGAAAAGAATTATCACCCATGAAACTATTATTAATAATTTCTTTGACAAAATAGTGAACTTTACTATAGTAGATGAAAACGAAGAAAGACGATTAGCCACTAGGAAGGATTTCATGAGTATAGCTGATGAATTACAACCTGATAGTTTTCGAGATTTAAACCGCCATAGAGAGGATAGCCAAGAGCAAAAATATTGGACAGGTTGGTTTTTGGGGGATGGTGATAATGCTAGTAAATATTTCAAAAGTTTAGCTCAAAAAGCTCCAGAAATTGAGGAAAAGGGCTTAAAAACATTTAGCCAACAAATGAGGAGATGGGGTAAAAATTTAAAGAAAAATGAATATACTTTTTTAGAAGAAAAAGGGCGGATGATTTATGCGGGGGGGGATGATTTTTTAGGGGTTTTATATAGTTCAAATATTGGGGAAAATGAATTATCACCTTTAGTTCCCTATGACTGTTTAAGGTGGTTTTATTCCTTTAAATCAGAGGTGTGGCATGGAGAAGATCCTAAGATTATTACGGCTAGTGTAGGCTTTGTGTGGGCTGGAAATCAAGTACCCCAACGGGATGTTTTACAACATTGTCATCTGGCGGAATCTTCTGCTAAAAGTACAGGGCGCGATCGCATTGCTTTCCGTATTTTATTTAACAGCGGTAACTATTTAGAATGGGTATGTCCATGGTGGTTATTGGATACGGGAGAATGGATTTTTGAGGTGGAGAATCAATCCTCAAGGGTTTGTTTACCCCAAGAGTTAAAGGTTGATTTAGAGGGTTTAAAACAAGATAATTTAAACTTAATAGAGTCCTATGGCGATCGCTCCAAAACCTTATTACAAGACGGAGGTAATTGGACACATTTCTATCAAGATATAGCCACCCTAGAATCACGTCATGCCTTTAATAAAAAAGTATTTTCCCAAGAAGAATTAACACAGAACAACGTCATAGTTAGTAATGATATAGCCCTAAGTTTAATTAATATTTATTTTGGAGAAAAATGGCATAAAATTATTAGTAATCCTAACTATTGGTTTAATAGGTATGACGATAGAGAACTATTAACCTTTACGGGAATTTTAGGAGATCCTAAACAGTTTATAAGTGATTATACACCCGAAAACTATCCTCAATTAATTGAACATCCTCTAGTTAAACAAGCCTTAAATAATTGGGTAATAAACTTAGGAAAAATAGGTTTTTATTTAACCGATAAACGACAATAA
- a CDS encoding tetratricopeptide repeat protein: protein MNRCPICAMEYEPNTIEQCSNCGFDVNWKVKREQERIKQDQQEIADMTKIIERQNQDESTLVSAYKFRIRAYRNLQQYHEVIADYSKIIEITNNIFHRLDRIHFCEKVGRYEEAIADYTIIIENLSPNSTIRNYYSYFYGRAYNYEKLGRYDEAIADYAKAIKIESKYALAHNRRGIVYYKLGDYQEAINNYINTTEIVPQYAPAYFNRGCAYDKMIKYHEAIANYTKAIEIDPLCRGYLLSKTILCDIILKDNQEVLDLLDDL from the coding sequence ATGAATAGATGTCCGATATGTGCCATGGAGTATGAACCTAATACTATTGAGCAATGTAGTAATTGTGGTTTTGATGTTAACTGGAAGGTTAAAAGGGAACAAGAAAGAATTAAACAAGATCAGCAAGAAATTGCTGATATGACAAAAATCATTGAAAGGCAAAATCAGGATGAATCTACCCTTGTATCAGCCTATAAGTTTAGAATTCGAGCTTATCGGAATTTACAACAATATCATGAGGTGATTGCTGATTATTCCAAGATCATTGAAATTACTAACAATATTTTCCACCGTTTAGATAGAATTCATTTTTGTGAAAAGGTAGGTCGTTATGAAGAGGCGATCGCCGATTACACTATAATCATAGAGAATTTATCTCCTAATTCTACGATCCGAAATTATTATAGTTATTTTTATGGTAGGGCTTATAATTATGAAAAGTTAGGTCGTTATGATGAGGCGATCGCTGATTATGCTAAAGCTATTAAAATAGAGTCAAAATATGCCCTAGCCCATAATAGAAGGGGGATAGTTTACTATAAACTAGGGGATTATCAAGAAGCAATCAATAACTACATTAATACTACAGAAATTGTTCCTCAATATGCCCCAGCCTATTTTAATCGTGGTTGTGCTTATGATAAGATGATTAAGTATCATGAGGCGATCGCCAATTATACTAAAGCCATTGAAATTGACCCTCTCTGTCGAGGTTATCTGTTAAGTAAAACAATTTTGTGTGACATCATCTTAAAAGATAACCAAGAAGTCCTCGATTTACTAGATGATTTATAA
- a CDS encoding PP2C family serine/threonine-protein phosphatase — MKEWRAIARSAVGVGHQKQNIPCQDFGAYSLIAPDVMVGAVSDGAGSAKFSDRGAEIAVETSILLFQKFPKDIYDELLQLTLERAKEIFEHLLKNILKKIEQEAQNLNCDYRELACTLLVFLATPHGMVAMQIGDGFIVARPHDGELQLLFNPDKGEYINETTFVTSSNAIEEMQVQVFDWKPYFICASTDGLENVAIEYKNSKPFNAFFSPLEEYLQETLVPEEEDQYIQDFLNSERLNTRTHDDKTLLLGLLTELTSTLDVPNTTTDEPEIEETEQKQNNKRSFRIKRIINFFLPSSNKTTS, encoded by the coding sequence ATGAAAGAATGGAGAGCGATCGCCCGTTCAGCTGTGGGAGTTGGACATCAAAAACAAAATATACCTTGTCAAGATTTTGGTGCTTATAGCTTAATTGCACCAGATGTCATGGTGGGGGCGGTATCCGATGGAGCGGGGAGTGCCAAATTTTCGGATAGAGGGGCAGAAATAGCGGTAGAGACTTCTATATTATTATTCCAAAAATTTCCCAAAGATATTTATGATGAGCTTTTGCAACTAACCTTAGAGAGAGCAAAAGAGATATTCGAGCATTTACTAAAGAACATTTTGAAAAAGATAGAACAAGAAGCTCAAAATTTAAATTGTGACTATCGTGAATTGGCTTGTACATTACTTGTTTTTCTTGCAACACCTCATGGGATGGTGGCGATGCAAATTGGAGATGGTTTTATCGTAGCTCGTCCTCATGATGGTGAATTGCAACTATTATTCAATCCAGATAAAGGTGAATATATCAACGAAACAACTTTTGTAACGTCTAGTAACGCCATAGAAGAAATGCAAGTCCAAGTGTTTGACTGGAAACCTTACTTCATTTGTGCTTCTACCGACGGACTAGAAAACGTGGCAATTGAATACAAAAACTCTAAACCGTTTAACGCTTTTTTCTCTCCCTTGGAAGAGTATTTACAAGAAACATTAGTTCCCGAAGAAGAAGATCAATACATCCAAGATTTTCTTAATTCAGAACGATTAAATACACGCACCCATGATGATAAAACCCTTCTACTCGGCTTACTTACTGAGCTAACTTCCACGCTTGATGTCCCTAACACAACAACCGATGAGCCAGAAATAGAGGAAACAGAACAAAAACAAAATAACAAACGATCCTTCAGAATCAAACGGATAATAAATTTTTTTTTACCTTCATCCAATAAAACAACCAGCTGA